The following DNA comes from Papaver somniferum cultivar HN1 unplaced genomic scaffold, ASM357369v1 unplaced-scaffold_4062, whole genome shotgun sequence.
CGTTACCTCTCTGATAATTGGAAACTAACAGCATCACATGCGATAGTTTTTTCTACGAATAAGAGTGTGACTTAAGACTTCAAGTGGGAGTGTGGGCTGCTAAACCGCTGAGCGGGAGGTTTACCTTTAATTACATGAGCAAAGCCATGTGATCAACAAACAAGTAGGTCCTGAAACTTGCTCGATTACCGCATTTCTTTCAATACCCAAAACCCATTTGAAAGGACAAACAAATATTTGATACTACCTTGgaagtctataaatacctacacacCATGAACCATTCATATTCATCAAGTCTTCAATTATCTTGCTACAAACTCTTACAGCTTTCGGCTATCTTTTAACAAGCCTTTTGAGATCTATCACTCTTTACACTTCACTTACTACAATGGGTATCGGTTTACGTTCAATGGCCCTTCAATCCAAGCATATTCTAAAAAGGGCATCATCCGTTGTAGATGTTCCAAAAGGACATTGTGTTGTTTACGTGGGAGAGACTGAAAAGAAGAGTTTCATTGTTCCAGTATCTTACTTGAACCATCCTGCATTCCAAGACTTATTAAGCCGTGCTGAAGAAGAATTTGGATTCGATCACCCAATGGGAGGTCTCACCATTCCTTGCAAAGTGTCCGCTTTCGTTGATCTCACTTCTCAGTTGAGGGCTTCATGAAAAGAGGATGAACAACAGATAGTTTCTAGAGATTTAGATAGGCAATTTTTTATGTAGAGGGGTTGTGACACCCATGTAAAAAAacccttctttttttctttaattgaTTGTGCAGAGTTAGAAAAGACTCTCCCGTTTAAAGAATCGTTAATACAAGTCTTATTCCTTTACATGATTACATCCATTACAACTTCGAATCTTGATGGATGTGTTGTTTAGTTCTAAGCCTATATTAATATCTGTTAGTTCAGTGTCATGTTTCTTTGAGTAACTAGGAAGTTCCAACTTCCTAGTTACTCGCTCAGCGAAGTAACTTCTCCATAACAATTCTAGCAATGAGAATcagttaaaaccaactcaaagATTATAGTTCTAGAACAGAAGAACATTCACAACAAGTGTACAACTTGTACCAATAGTTAGTTACGAGTACCACAGCAACACCTCACTGAATACCTGATTTCTACTTGAAAACTATGTGGTATGGGCATTATTAGCAAACAGCTGCTAATTTTCAATCAATATTCGTAGCAGACAGAAGCTAGCTAGCTAGCCAGTTTCCTTGGTTTAGCAATCTCAAGCTAGGTCCTCACAATACTCTGTGGTCTGGCTTTGCAATTTAAACCACATCCACGAATTTGTCCACGAAAAAGTATGTTCCTAGCTAACTTTAAAGTTTTAATTGTACTAGACCAGATTTCGACCACGCAAACTGAATATTTATTTCCTTCCAATTTGGAGGAGACCCAATGAAAGAATCAAAATTTGTGATACCCGAATTGAACTACGATCGAACCTAAATTCCCTCCTTAGCGAAACTAGAATGCTTATAGGTTAAATGTACCGGAATATTGAATGCCGTGAGTCGTGACTAACCAGATTGGCTAAACTGGTCTTTCGTACATGTTCAATCTTTGATACTATAATATAGATTTGCAAAAGTGCACCTTGGTAGAAAGTTCACCACAGTAGTAGCAGATATGTATGATCTAGAAAATTCTCAATTTCCTCATAATATGGACCCTCTCCGTGATCTCTCTCTTTCAAACTGCCTAAAGAAAACAAGTATCCAACAAGAGATTTAGCGAAATTTATTATTCAGTTGTCATGTGTCAGATTATCAATGACCAATACTTTTTATGAAAAGGTAAGAATCCTGTTTAGCAGCAAATAGTACTAGATTGCAAAAAGTCATCATCATAGCATGTATTTATGACATAAGTGATCATGCCATATTGAACACCTACATGCAGTTATTAACCAGTCAGTTTCAATCATTTCATTACCTTGTTAGGACAGTAGGCTCAGAACTTAGGTCATCCTTTGATTGTTGAAACTTACAAACTAACACTTGCACATGGACTTGCTTTTTCTATTAATAACTAAGATTATGACTTCACACCTTCAAGTGGGATTGACAACCTTAGATTGGATGGAAGTGTTTGAGAGATTCTTGTTAAATTGGATGACCGAAGCCATGTGAATCATAAACATGTAGGTCCTGAAACTTACCCGATTTCCGGCTTCATCTCTAAACAGAAAACCCACTTGAAAGGGCAAATGAAAAAAAACCTAACACTTGCCCaaactctataaatacccaatgATTCAAGTTATCTTCAAGTCATCTACCTCATCTGAAATTCATACAACTATCTGATCACCAAACTGTTTTAAGATCACTTTTTCCTTTCCTTCACTTCAAAATGGTTATCCGTTTCCATTCAATGGTTTCTCAGtcaaagcaaattctcaaactacAATCTCTTCTCACTCAACCAGCATCATCGTTAATAGTAGATGTACCTAAAGGTCATTGTGTTGTTTATGTTGGAGAAACTGAAAAGAAAAGGTTCTTGGTTCCAATATCTTACTTGAATCATCCCATGTTTCAAGACTTACTAAGAAGTGCAGAAGAAGAGTTTGGTTTTGATCATCCGATGGGAGGTCTCACAATTCCTTGTAAAGAAGCCGCCTTCATAGATTTAACTACTCAGTTGAATGCATCATGAAGAGAAACAAAAGCCGGATGGTCTACAAACAATTGTATATAGCGATTTTGTTTACTTTTCTTTATTTGATTGTGTAGAGTTAGAAAAGACTCTCCCATTTAAAGAatcatttaattaatacaatatttTTTACT
Coding sequences within:
- the LOC113342389 gene encoding auxin-responsive protein SAUR23-like, with amino-acid sequence MGIGLRSMALQSKHILKRASSVVDVPKGHCVVYVGETEKKSFIVPVSYLNHPAFQDLLSRAEEEFGFDHPMGGLTIPCKVSAFVDLTSQLRAS
- the LOC113342388 gene encoding auxin-induced protein X10A-like is translated as MVIRFHSMVSQSKQILKLQSLLTQPASSLIVDVPKGHCVVYVGETEKKRFLVPISYLNHPMFQDLLRSAEEEFGFDHPMGGLTIPCKEAAFIDLTTQLNAS